A stretch of Spodoptera frugiperda isolate SF20-4 chromosome 6, AGI-APGP_CSIRO_Sfru_2.0, whole genome shotgun sequence DNA encodes these proteins:
- the LOC118267508 gene encoding protein stoned-B: MAYNPFLSMNEPSAPATTDVLNPFMIADAEPEAITCENPFATSNPFSDFGSGYEPPAGDTVPVDIFSGIEPTGIGAKHYEEFSEQKSTPLDIFTSSPVDQDRLVKPTELDLVAATLDHPFSNEEEDQSHHLPARPLPPETQNLILTVTGQMEFTSSHLLDRIPPTRTPSPVSVRDIHSPSPTPEPEHVDEPLGDNFDINRNKPTRPPPARPPPATRPPPPRPQPPRPPPAAPLTQSVAPPPVQQSVAPPPVQQSDDINLFDAPMPASIKPTKEAILSLYTAPKKEEKPIDFLSDDLLDDVTPNETFNIPQHVPGEVATSVGTVPGPTSFEPDELKSVSVTANNVFSTTVDSLADTVAPMDCSEPQTEDATATCNTSPFGNALKDDFSEQPAGIDVERNPFENPIDSVDVAAQLPEAVDIFGVTSNDIVMTSSNEVFSNTKENIFEISSINEGQLTGETPRDPFNSAPSGTTNAASLASQPLDRQPDVSGLSPSTTADWGAPTEVTMQDAFPSSQDAFDAFSAKFDATAANNLNSGAWGDDSSAEAAPSGFEAEAFDPFLSMGAPPPPAATPRLDHQPSRDSVDDTFSVFIRPKESEAGGGAEGAGGGAVPVLAPPPRPQALPESPRANPFDKSGFEERRDQVFERGEGEVGSEGDGEGPPTPLFDEDVSQPLEDFPRTKYSGPGWEMHLRQPNKKKITGQRFWKKIFVRVALVGDSPVVQLYNSATDKEPFQELPLQACYSVSDIGAQQFDQFGKIFTVKLQYVFYKERPGVRPGQVTKAERITNKLSQFAAYAIQGDYQGVKEFGSDLRKLGLPVEHAPQVSQLFKIGSLTYEDVKQFSCCVEEALFRLAAHRDRALTYKMEEVQITAVDELYVEQDAEGSVLKQIARVRLFFLGFLSGMPDVELGVNDLRRQGKEVVGRHDIIPVVTEEWIRVEDAEFHACVQPEEFTNTQIIKFKPPDACYIELMRFRVRPPKNRELPLQLKAVWCVTGNKVELRADVLVPGFASRKLGQVPCEDVSVRFPIPDCWIYLFRVEKHFRYGSVKSAHRRTGKIKGIERFLGAVDTLQESLIEVTSGQAKYEHQHRAIVWRMPRLPKEGQGAYTTHNLVCRMALTSYDQVPAELASHAFVEFTMPATQVSHMTVRSVSLQDHDGDPPEKYVRYLARHEYIVGIERTSGQAAPAYALATAGRNAEPAPPPAAAPLPQPPSSDSDSD, translated from the exons atggcTTACAATCCATTCCTAAGTATGAACGAGCCGAGCGCTCCAGCCACTACGGATGTTCTTAATCCCTTTATGATTGCTGATGCGGAACCTGAGGCAATTACTTGTGAAAATCCGTTCGCTACTAGTAATCCCTTTTCTGATTTTGGTAGCGGATATGAACCACCGGCCGGAGATACTGTACCCGTAGATATTTTTAGCGGTATAGAACCGACTGGCATTGGCGCCAAGCATTACGAAGAATTTTCTGAACAAAAATCTACACCACTGGACATATTCACAAGCAGTCCAGTGGATCAAGACCGATTAGTGAAACCAACTGAACTCGATTTAGTGGCTGCTACGCTCGACCATCCAttttcgaatgaagaagaagaTCAAAGTCATCATTTGCCAGCCCGACCTTTGCCACCTGAAACGCAAAATTTAATCTTAACTGTAACTGGTCAAATGGAATTTACAAGTTCACATCTTTTGGACCGCATACCCCCTACACGCACTCCGAGTCCTGTGTCGGTGCGAGACATTCATTCACCTAGCCCCACGCCGGAGCCGGAGCACGTGGATGAGCCACTAGGCGACAACTTCGATATCAATCGCAACAAACCGACACGGCCGCCGCCGGCCCGGCCGCCGCCAGCGACTCGGCCGCCCCCGCCGCGGCCGCAGCCGCCGCGCCCGCCCCCAGCAGCGCCGTTGACTCAATCAGTAGCGCCACCACCCGTGCAACAATCAGTAGCGCCACCACCCGTGCAACAATCAGATGACATTAATCTATTCGATGCACCCATGCCTGCCTCTATCAAACCTACTAAGGAGGCTATTTTAAGTCTATACACGGCaccaaaaaaagaagaaaagccCATAGATTTCTTAAGTGACGATTTATTAGATGACGTCACTCCTAATGAAACATTCAACATTCCACAACATGTTCCCGGAGAAGTAGCGACGTCTGTCGGTACTGTTCCTGGGCCAACTAGTTTCGAACCAGACGAGCTCAAATCAGTGAGTGTGACAgcaaacaatgtgttttctacAACAGTAGACTCCTTAGCGGACACAGTGGCACCTATGGATTGTTCGGAGCCACAGACTGAGGACGCCACTGCGACTTGTAATACTTCCCCATTTGGAAACGCTTTGAAGGACGACTTCTCAGAGCAACCGGCCGGCATAGATGTTGAACGGAATCCTTTCGAGAATCCTATCGATTCTGTAGACGTGGCAGCCCAGTTACCTGAAGCTGTAGATATATTTGGCGTGACATCAAATGATATTGTAATGACAAGTAGTAACGAAGTTTTTAGTAACacgaaagaaaatatttttgagatttcATCCATAAATGAAGGTCAGCTGACAGGCGAAACTCCACGCGATCCATTCAATTCGGCTCCAAGTGGAACTACTAACGCTGCTTCACTCGCGTCTCAACCACTGGACCGACAGCCGGACGTTAGTGGTTTGTCACCTTCAACTACTGCTGACTGGGGAGCCCCCACAGAAGTAACTATGCAGGATGCTTTCCCCAGTAGTCAAGATGCGTTTGACGCATTCTCAGCGAAGTTTGACGCCACTGCAGCAAATAACTTGAATTCAG GAGCTTGGGGCGACGACAGCAGCGCGGAGGCGGCGCCGAGCGGGTTCGAAGCGGAGGCCTTCGACCCGTTCCTCAGCAtgggcgcgccgccgccgcccgccgccacGCCGCGCCTCGACCACCAGCCCTCTCGTGACTCGGTGGACGACACCTTTTCAGTCTTCATAAG GCCGAAGGAGAGCGAGGCGGGCGGCGGGGCGgagggcgcgggcgggggcgccGTGCCGGTGctggcgccgccgccgcgcccgcaGGCGCTGCCCGAGTCCCCGCGCGCCAACCCCTTCGACAAGAGCGGGTTCGAAGAGCGCAGAGACCAAGTGTTCG AGCGAGGCGAGGGCGAGGTCGGCAGCGAGGGCGACGGCGAGGGCCCGCCCACGCCGCTGTTCGATGAGGATGTGTCGCAGCCGCTGGAGGACTTCCCGCGCACCAAGTACTCGGGCCCGGGCTGGGAGATGCACTTGCGACAgcctaataaaaagaaaatcacaGGACAGAG GTTCTGGAAGAAGATCTTCGTGCGCGTGGCGCTGGTGGGCGACAGCCCGGTGGTGCAGCTGTACAACAGCGCCACGGACAAGGAGCCCTTCCAGGAGCTGCCGCTGCAGGCCTGCTACTCCGTGTCCGACATCGGCGCGCAGCAGTTCGATCAGTTCGGCAAGATCTTTACCGTCAAGTTGCAGTACGTCTTCTACAAGGAGAGACCTGGCGTCAG GCCGGGCCAGGTGACGAAGGCGGAGCGCATCACGAACAAGTTGTCTCAGTTCGCGGCGTACGCCATCCAGGGCGACTACCAGGGAGTCAAGGAGTTCGGCAGCGACCTGCGCAAGCTGGGCCTGCCAGTGGAACACGCGCCGCAG GTGTCGCAGCTGTTCAAGATCGGCTCCCTGACGTACGAAGACGTGAAGCAGTTCAGTTGCTGCGTGGAGGAGGCGCTGTTCCGCCTGGCCGCGCACCGGGACCGCGCGCTCACCTACAAGATGGAGGAG GTGCAGATCACGGCGGTGGACGAGCTGTACGTGGAGCAGGACGCGGAGGGCTCCGTGCTGAAGCAGATCGCAAGAGTGCGACTGTTCTTCCTCGGCTTCCTTAGCG GCATGCCGGACGTGGAGCTCGGGGTCAACGACCTGCGGCGGCAGGGCAAGGAGGTGGTGGGCCGGCACGACATCATCCCCGTCGTCACGGAGGAGTGGATCCGCGTCGAGGACGCAGAGTTCCACGCCTGCGTGCAGCCCGAGGAATTCACAAACACGCAGATCATCAA GTTCAAGCCCCCGGACGCGTGCTACATCGAGCTGATGCGGTTCCGCGTGCGGCCGCCCAAGAACCGCGAGCTGCCGCTGCAGCTCAAGGCCGTGTGGTGCGTCACCGGGAACAAG GTGGAGCTGCGCGCGGACGTGCTGGTGCCGGGGTTCGCGTCGCGCAAGCTGGGCCAGGTGCCGTGCGAGGACGTGTCCGTGCGCTTCCCCATCCCCGACTGCTGGATCTACCTGTTCCGCGTCGAGAAACACTTCCGATACGGCTCCGTCAAGTCTGCGCACAG GCGGACGGGCAAGATAAAAGGCATCGAGCGGTTCTTGGGAGCCGTGGACACCTTGCAGGAGTCTCTCATCGAGGTCACCTCCGGCCAGGCCAAGTACGAGCACCAGCACCGCGCCATCGTGTGGCGCATGCCGCGGCTACCCAAGGAGGGGCAAG GGGCCTACACCACGCACAACCTGGTGTGCCGCATGGCGCTGACGTCGTACGACCAGGTGCCGGCCGAGCTGGCCAGCCACGCCTTCGTGGAGTTCACCATGCCCGCCACGCAGGTGTCGCACATGACGGTGCGCTCCGTGTCGCTGCAGGACCACGACGGGGACCCGCCCGAGAAGTACGTGCGCTACCTGGCGCGCCACGAGTACAT AGTGGGCATCGAGCGCACGTCGGGGCAGGCGGCGCCGGCGTACGCGCTGGCCACGGCGGGGCGCAACGCCgagcccgcgccgccgcccgccgccgcgccgctgcCGCAGCCGCCCTCCTCCGACTCCGACTCCGACTAG